A stretch of DNA from Calditrichota bacterium:
AATTAGATTTTTTTGTTAATAACGAGTAATTCATTTTTATTCGTGATACATCTCTTCTGCGCCATGAGTTAGTGCTTTTAACTTTTTGAAGAACACTAAAAGTAAAAGACCGAACAACACACAGAACACAAAAATACCAGTAAATACCTCAAATTCCCCGGCATGTTGTGCAAGTTCTCCAAGCATCCCGGCCAGTTTACCACCCAACCCGGTAGCAGCAAAATATAGACCCATCATCATCGATGAATATTTTAGCGGAGCCAGTTTTGTAATAAAAGACAATGCGACAGGAGAAAGCGATAGTTCACCGATAACGTGAAGTAAATAAGCGGCTACAAGCCACACAAGCATCGCTTTTCGACCATCAACTGCATCTAATTCAATAACAGCCGCACTTAACATCAAAAAACCTGTTCCCATAACCATCGTACCGATAGCCATTTTAAAAATAGACGATGTTTCCTTTCCTCTTGTTTGCCTTTTTGACCACAACCAAGCGACTGGAAAACCAAACATTATCACAAAAAGCGCCGGAACAGATTGGAACATACCGGTTGGAATTTCCCAGCCAAAAACAACACGATCAATACTGTCACGGGTAAATAAGTTCATTAATCCACCTGCTTGTTCGTATGCGGCCCAAAAAACAATCACAATTAGAAATGATATTAACAATACAATTACACGGTCTTTTTCGATTTTTGTTAACGGTGCATTTGTATTAGTGCCCTCAATCTTTTTAGTGGGCATAAAGTTTCCTACTTCTTCCAGATATTTTTGACCCCACAAATAAACAATCAATCCCAAAATCATACCAATTCCGGCTAAGCCGAATCCATAATGCCAACCATAAACTTCACCTATATATCCCACAAGAAGAGGAGCAGCAAAGGCCCC
This window harbors:
- a CDS encoding peptide MFS transporter; translated protein: MGKHPKGLLILFFTEMWERFSFYGMRAILVLYITKETVGDNPGLGWNSAEAMALFGWYLGIVYFMSFPGGILADRFLGQKKSVLLGGLLIIAGQFSLVSNSIEMFYIGLTLLVMGVGLLKPNISTMVGGLYKEGDPRRDNGFIIFYMGINVGAFAAPLLVGYIGEVYGWHYGFGLAGIGMILGLIVYLWGQKYLEEVGNFMPTKKIEGTNTNAPLTKIEKDRVIVLLISFLIVIVFWAAYEQAGGLMNLFTRDSIDRVVFGWEIPTGMFQSVPALFVIMFGFPVAWLWSKRQTRGKETSSIFKMAIGTMVMGTGFLMLSAAVIELDAVDGRKAMLVWLVAAYLLHVIGELSLSPVALSFITKLAPLKYSSMMMGLYFAATGLGGKLAGMLGELAQHAGEFEVFTGIFVFCVLFGLLLLVFFKKLKALTHGAEEMYHE